From the genome of Kaistella daneshvariae, one region includes:
- a CDS encoding GNAT family N-acetyltransferase, whose translation MHKKIRPPFPEFPVLMNDRVTLRQISDADLQSLIEISFYDGIPAKTFEEAREMNERINEDYACGNSLHWGIVENSSGKTAGTCGYYRGFENGSGELGCVLLPQFYGKGLMTAALQLASEYGKNVLELQHIFAVTTSEIQKAISLLERLNFLKTENMPEKQVKFELF comes from the coding sequence ATGCATAAAAAAATCCGCCCGCCTTTTCCGGAATTTCCGGTTTTAATGAATGACAGAGTTACGCTGAGGCAAATTTCTGATGCTGATCTTCAGTCATTAATTGAAATTTCTTTCTATGATGGAATTCCCGCAAAAACTTTCGAAGAAGCGCGCGAAATGAATGAAAGGATTAATGAAGATTATGCGTGTGGAAATTCGCTTCATTGGGGAATTGTGGAAAATTCTTCGGGTAAAACTGCCGGAACTTGCGGCTATTATCGCGGTTTTGAAAACGGGTCCGGCGAGCTCGGTTGCGTCTTACTTCCGCAATTTTATGGAAAAGGCCTAATGACTGCCGCGCTGCAATTAGCCAGCGAATATGGAAAAAATGTGCTTGAATTGCAGCATATTTTTGCTGTGACGACTTCGGAAATCCAAAAAGCAATTTCACTGCTTGAAAGGCTGAATTTTTTAAAAACAGAAAATATGCCTGAAAAGCAGGTAAAATTTGAATTGTTCTAA
- a CDS encoding DUF2200 domain-containing protein, whose product MEVTPEHNERIAKLTFASVYPHYIAKVEKKGRTKAELHQVIEWLTGFDENQLEELVQENVTFKTFFEKAKLNPKAELITGVICGYRIEDIENTLTRQVRYLDKVIDELAKGKKMEKILRQ is encoded by the coding sequence ATGGAAGTTACACCCGAACATAACGAGCGCATCGCGAAACTGACCTTCGCTTCGGTTTATCCCCATTATATCGCGAAAGTAGAAAAGAAAGGCCGTACAAAAGCCGAACTTCATCAGGTCATCGAATGGCTGACCGGATTTGATGAAAATCAGCTTGAAGAATTGGTGCAGGAAAACGTCACTTTTAAGACTTTCTTTGAAAAGGCGAAACTGAATCCGAAAGCAGAACTCATCACCGGCGTTATTTGCGGCTACCGCATCGAAGATATTGAAAATACACTGACGCGCCAGGTTCGATATTTAGATAAAGTTATCGACGAACTCGCTAAAGGAAAAAAAATGGAAAAAATCCTACGACAGTAA
- a CDS encoding calcium:proton antiporter: protein MKKIRKYYTWTTSIPLLACVLYLSGYLNDNLVFQAIAGVLLIFCVMSAVHHSEIIAHRVGEPYGTIILAVSITIIEVAIIVSLMISGGKEYAPFARDTVYAAVMLILNGIVGLSLFIGGRKFHTQTFSPHSVKIALVSLISIVAFTMILPTFTKSQAGPYYTEAQLIFEFIACIAIYIAFISAQTGKHREYFLTETGDSPEEDHTGDVSKQSFWISVVFLLISLVIVVLLAKVLTIPIEDFIVYYNMPKSLVGIIIAAIILLPEGIAAVNAARSNKLQTSLNLALGSAIASIGLTIPAVSLASYIYGFPLILGLDILPIILLVISIFTVLISLIGGRSNSVYGVVLLVNLLAYIFLTINP from the coding sequence ATGAAAAAAATCCGAAAATATTATACGTGGACCACTTCAATTCCTTTGTTGGCGTGCGTTTTATACCTGTCCGGTTATCTGAATGATAATTTGGTTTTCCAGGCAATAGCCGGAGTTTTACTTATTTTTTGCGTGATGTCGGCGGTGCACCATTCCGAAATTATTGCGCATCGGGTAGGAGAGCCGTACGGAACGATAATTCTGGCGGTTTCCATTACCATCATTGAGGTGGCGATTATCGTCTCGCTCATGATCAGCGGTGGCAAGGAGTATGCGCCCTTCGCACGCGACACGGTGTATGCCGCGGTGATGCTGATTTTAAACGGAATCGTCGGTTTATCATTATTTATTGGCGGCCGGAAATTCCATACCCAGACCTTTTCGCCACATTCGGTGAAAATTGCGTTGGTTTCATTGATTTCCATCGTGGCATTCACCATGATTTTGCCCACTTTCACCAAAAGTCAGGCGGGGCCGTATTATACTGAGGCCCAACTTATTTTTGAATTCATCGCCTGTATCGCGATTTACATTGCTTTTATTTCCGCACAAACCGGCAAACACCGCGAATATTTTCTCACCGAAACGGGAGATTCACCAGAAGAAGATCACACCGGCGACGTTTCCAAACAGTCGTTTTGGATCAGCGTGGTTTTTCTGCTGATCAGTTTGGTTATCGTGGTTTTACTGGCGAAAGTGCTCACCATTCCTATTGAAGATTTCATCGTGTATTACAATATGCCGAAAAGTTTGGTCGGAATTATCATCGCGGCGATTATTTTGCTTCCAGAAGGTATTGCGGCGGTCAATGCCGCGCGGTCGAATAAGCTCCAGACCAGCTTAAATTTAGCATTAGGTTCCGCAATAGCAAGTATTGGTTTAACCATTCCGGCGGTGTCGCTGGCCAGCTATATTTACGGCTTTCCGCTTATCCTGGGTCTGGACATTTTACCGATTATTTTGCTGGTCATTTCCATTTTTACGGTGCTTATTTCGCTGATTGGCGGCCGCAGCAACTCGGTGTACGGCGTGGTATTATTGGTGAATCTTTTAGCGTATATTTTCCTGACCATCAATCCGTAA
- a CDS encoding FUSC family protein has translation MTQKTLSEFTDAELLLESKRMKATQFINAVLFGVMIGVATYSTVKNGFGILTFFPLLFIQMLVKNRSRKKAVDALVKERNLA, from the coding sequence ATGACTCAAAAAACCCTTTCAGAATTCACCGATGCAGAACTTTTGCTGGAAAGTAAAAGAATGAAAGCCACGCAGTTTATCAATGCGGTTTTGTTTGGAGTGATGATCGGCGTCGCGACGTACAGCACAGTGAAAAACGGTTTCGGCATTCTGACCTTTTTCCCGCTGCTTTTCATTCAAATGTTGGTGAAAAACCGCTCACGCAAAAAAGCGGTGGATGCCTTAGTCAAAGAAAGAAATTTGGCTTAA
- a CDS encoding NAD(P)H-dependent flavin oxidoreductase, with the protein MSNFIDFGAAKKLKQLQESQNRICNLFDIKYPIVQGGMIWHSGWRLASAVSNSGGLGLIGAGSMYPDILRENIRKCQAATDKPFGVNVPMLYPNIDEVMQIILEEKVKIIFTSAGNPKTYTEMLQKEGLKVAHVVSSTKFAMKCEDAGVDAIVAEGFEAGGHNGRDETTTLCLIPNVKKHISKPLIAAGGIALGSQMKAAMILGADGVQIGSRFAATVEASSHENWKNKVVSLNEGDTHLTLKELAPVRLVKNKFFHDLEKLYDQGRDADALRETLGRARAKRGMFEGDLEEGELEIGQVSALIKEILPVEKVFENLLREYREAAAMDL; encoded by the coding sequence ATGAGTAATTTTATCGATTTTGGCGCCGCCAAAAAACTGAAGCAACTGCAGGAAAGTCAGAACAGAATCTGTAATTTATTTGATATTAAATATCCGATTGTGCAGGGTGGAATGATCTGGCATTCCGGTTGGCGCCTGGCCTCGGCGGTTTCTAACAGTGGTGGTTTGGGCCTGATTGGCGCCGGCAGCATGTATCCCGATATTTTGCGGGAAAACATCCGGAAATGTCAGGCTGCGACGGACAAACCTTTTGGTGTCAATGTGCCGATGCTTTACCCGAATATCGATGAGGTGATGCAAATAATTTTAGAGGAAAAGGTGAAAATTATTTTTACTTCCGCCGGAAATCCGAAAACATATACCGAGATGCTTCAAAAAGAAGGTTTGAAAGTGGCGCACGTGGTTTCTTCCACCAAATTTGCGATGAAATGCGAAGATGCCGGGGTAGACGCCATCGTGGCGGAAGGTTTTGAAGCCGGCGGACATAACGGTCGCGATGAAACCACGACGTTGTGCCTGATTCCAAACGTGAAAAAACACATTTCAAAACCGTTGATTGCGGCGGGTGGAATTGCGCTGGGTTCTCAAATGAAAGCGGCGATGATTTTGGGCGCTGATGGCGTACAAATCGGGTCGCGGTTTGCGGCAACCGTGGAAGCGAGCTCCCATGAAAACTGGAAAAATAAAGTCGTTTCCTTGAACGAAGGCGACACGCATTTAACGCTGAAGGAATTGGCGCCGGTGCGACTTGTGAAGAACAAATTTTTCCATGATTTGGAAAAATTATACGATCAGGGCAGAGATGCCGACGCGCTGCGCGAAACTTTGGGCAGAGCGCGCGCGAAACGCGGCATGTTCGAAGGTGATTTGGAAGAAGGCGAGTTGGAAATTGGTCAGGTTTCGGCGTTGATTAAGGAGATTTTGCCGGTGGAAAAGGTTTTCGAAAATTTGCTGCGCGAATATCGGGAAGCGGCTGCAATGGATTTATAA
- a CDS encoding HopJ type III effector protein yields the protein MLLNQLKTSPETINFKEVIAYIDEHYDFTPTKFTNGNTVNEAGENSGSCKIFSFAKLNKLSKEETLALFGDFYRTDVLQNPEGNDHQNIRNFMEFGWEGISFEGEALKVLG from the coding sequence ATGCTTTTAAACCAACTCAAAACCTCCCCAGAAACCATCAACTTTAAAGAAGTTATTGCTTATATCGACGAACATTATGATTTCACGCCGACAAAATTCACCAATGGAAATACGGTGAACGAAGCGGGTGAAAATAGCGGTTCCTGCAAAATTTTCAGTTTCGCGAAACTTAATAAACTTTCGAAAGAGGAAACGCTGGCGCTCTTCGGTGATTTCTATAGAACTGATGTTTTGCAAAATCCAGAAGGAAATGATCATCAAAATATCCGAAACTTTATGGAATTCGGCTGGGAAGGAATTTCTTTCGAAGGTGAAGCGTTGAAAGTTTTAGGTTAG
- a CDS encoding P-loop NTPase fold protein has protein sequence MTSVDDSYQIFKENFEILKQFGELPISESDTRSKMIDFLFKDILGWDEHDIERERFVQVGYFDYEFSTSIFKFVVEAKKTFRKLILPEKSRKTKLRTIYNGNKEVIDQIRSYIFNRGLLYGIITNGNQFIIGRFINTDGSDWLDNEVLIYQDLQKIDDNFIQFFETISKEYVSHYGRFKLFSQSNSGKTIVKSNNLRKKDEELVRNKISHELIPIITEVFEEIYNLEDLEDENILEQCYVKNEDIKKYNSELGFIFSDLPPSFDARINPVQNTTKTHLQLTNEIMGTNNKLPDPIILIGGKGAGKTTFIKYFLEVVMDKGIKKNRPLLYLDFRDETESTIKDTKFIYQKLIDQLYKEYTNLNLNNFNILKTIYKLELENNKKGIWEYIKSEEILNEKTSEYIEKQSQNPIHHLTKISNYLVSKCNKRLCVVIDNADQLTEEIQKEVFILGNSLHRNLKVMVIISLREGYFYKFKNKPPFDAYHSTVFHITAPPYREVLKKELNMLHKILDLKVFVLTMIFRKWNLAKAV, from the coding sequence ATGACAAGCGTTGACGATTCCTACCAAATTTTTAAAGAGAATTTTGAGATATTGAAACAATTTGGAGAGCTGCCAATATCTGAAAGTGACACAAGATCAAAAATGATTGATTTTTTATTTAAAGACATACTGGGTTGGGACGAACACGATATTGAACGAGAAAGATTTGTCCAAGTTGGATATTTTGATTATGAATTTAGCACATCCATTTTTAAATTTGTTGTTGAAGCAAAGAAAACTTTTAGAAAATTAATTTTGCCTGAAAAAAGTCGTAAAACAAAATTAAGGACAATTTATAATGGTAATAAAGAAGTAATTGATCAGATAAGAAGCTACATCTTTAATAGAGGCTTGTTATATGGAATAATTACAAATGGAAACCAATTTATTATTGGAAGATTTATCAATACAGATGGTTCTGACTGGTTAGATAATGAAGTTTTAATATATCAAGATCTTCAAAAAATTGATGACAATTTCATACAATTTTTCGAAACAATATCGAAAGAATATGTGAGTCATTATGGTCGTTTCAAGTTGTTTTCGCAATCAAACTCTGGTAAAACAATTGTTAAATCTAATAATCTTAGAAAAAAAGATGAAGAACTTGTACGAAACAAGATTAGTCACGAGTTAATTCCAATCATAACTGAAGTTTTCGAGGAAATATACAATCTGGAAGATCTGGAAGATGAGAATATTTTAGAACAATGTTATGTCAAAAATGAGGATATTAAAAAATATAACTCTGAACTTGGATTTATATTTTCGGATTTACCTCCTTCGTTTGATGCTAGGATAAATCCTGTTCAGAACACAACCAAAACTCATTTACAGTTAACAAATGAGATTATGGGAACTAATAACAAATTACCTGATCCGATAATATTAATTGGTGGTAAAGGCGCAGGAAAAACAACATTCATTAAATACTTTTTAGAGGTAGTAATGGATAAAGGTATAAAAAAGAATAGACCATTATTATATCTAGACTTTCGGGACGAAACAGAAAGTACCATTAAAGACACAAAATTTATATATCAAAAGTTGATTGATCAGCTGTATAAGGAATATACCAATCTCAATTTGAATAACTTTAATATTTTAAAGACTATTTACAAGCTAGAATTGGAAAATAATAAAAAAGGAATTTGGGAATATATTAAAAGCGAAGAAATTTTAAATGAAAAGACATCGGAATATATTGAGAAACAATCTCAAAATCCCATTCATCACCTTACTAAAATTTCAAACTATCTGGTAAGCAAATGTAACAAACGATTATGCGTAGTAATTGACAATGCCGATCAGCTCACTGAAGAAATTCAAAAAGAAGTTTTTATACTTGGTAATTCGTTGCATAGAAATTTAAAAGTAATGGTGATTATTAGCCTTAGGGAAGGATATTTCTACAAATTTAAGAATAAGCCGCCTTTTGATGCATACCACTCTACAGTTTTTCATATAACTGCACCACCATATCGTGAAGTTTTAAAAAAAGAATTAAATATGTTACACAAAATTTTAGATTTAAAAGTGTTCGTATTGACAATGATATTTCGAAAGTGGAATTTAGCGAAGGCAGTTTAG